ttcacaaaatatCTACTTTGGCTTTAGTATCATCTCATGCCAGGATCAGGGATAATTGTGAAAACTGATTGGCAGCCCCCTCTATTTGCAATTGAAATCCGGGGCTTTATGTTGATTGACACTTTACATGCAAATGAAGTCTTGATCTGGTGTTAATTTTTATGAGCAGGTGATTTGTTGTTTGGAAGGCGCAAGAATTGGCATACAGTATGAAACCTTTTTGCTGGTAATTTGTTGTTAATTAGCTGGAGTACGAACTGTCTATCTGGTTTATGTACCATATTTTTCATAGAGGGTTTTGCTTGCTCCCATAAAATTTGATTCTTCTATAAGCAAAAGTGGCTAGTGTACTTGATCAGACATGTGGGACATGCATCACTTACAGCAACATGTGTGTTGGTGGATAAACTATGAGATACCAATTTAGTGATTTAAAAGTACCAAGTACACTAGGGATTGGAGTGAGgctgagggagagagagagagagagagagagagaggaagggagggacCAAACAAAACACAGTTAGAAACATGATCTTGAGTCATGAGAGATGTTTCTTCCTATGAtcctactttttcttcttttagctaCTGCACATCTGTTACACACACATGGTTGCCAAGTTGATCTTTCTGTGCAGTTGAAGCTGCAGTTTCAGATTGATCAAAATGCAACAGTTAGTTACACGCAAAGATTATCTACATTATGATGATTTAAAAGTGAATTTTTGCATTGTCTGGACCTATTGTCTTTCCCTTATTTGAGAATTTGAACAACGGTTTTATCTGATGAAATTGATGTCTGATGACATGGGTGTGCACCCTAATGTTTTTCATTATAATTGGGTTGgctgatgaaatttttttttgtcaaaggcCTTATCTACTATCATGTAAATTATCTATACTTTAACATTTTTAACAACAAATTTTGTGTGAGTTTAGGGTTTTCCCTATCCCTATTAgcatgattttattttattttttattttttggtgaagaTAAGAGAACCTATTGGCATGATTGTTGTACAAAACATTGCATTCTTTAGAAAAGGTATCTTGAGCTTATCTAGGGATAGATACATGCTGGCCCAAGTGGAAGTTGTAAAGACCACAGTTTACCCTATATTTTCTTGACCCATGTACTTCACAAATAGTTTTGGGGAAAATTCATGTATCAGCcatgtcccttttttttttataaataaatctACCAAGGGTAATAGCTCATCTGTCTTCGAACCTTTGCAGGAGAGCCATGTGAACTATACCACATCGTTCTTGAGAGTAAATCATTTTTGCAAAAGATGACTGTCCTGGAACATACAGTTCCGTTCTTTATACCAATACGTGATGCAGAAAATGAGCTCCTTTCTTCAAACGCAATGGTGAGGTCTCCTGCCTGAATCCTTTGGGAATTGGGCTTTCTGTGTTAGATCTTTTCTCATCAAAATGATTTATATGCAGAAATTTATAGACCGTGTTGGAGAACTTCTGCAGGCTTATGTGGACAGACGTGAACAGGTATGTCATTATGTGTATTTACTTGATGTTTACTGCATTTCTGGTCTTTTCTGAAGTTTTGGTTGCTTCGAGTCATTAATGTGTAACTGCAAACCTCAAATTggattctctttttcttatctacatTGCTTGTCTATGCAGGTCCGCCTTATTAAAGAATTGTATGGGAACCAAATTGGAGAGCTGTATCACAGTCTTCCATTCAACATGGTCGAATTTGTACTTGATGACTATGAGtggttggtgatttttttttttttatctattcaTGTGTATAGGGATTTTTAATGGATAGCCTTTGATTCTGACGACATATTGATAATTTGATCACATGCTCTGCTGTATTTTCTCTATGTTGATTGGTTTTAATGGTTAAGCTGGTCCTGCAGCTTGTCTTCTTTTGTCAAATAAATCTGTTTCATTTGCACGTATAGTGCTATCAGAAGGATTTTGTCCCAGTTGAAGTAATCTTGCTGTTCTTCCTTATTGGAGCATTTTAGTATTATGCCACACTTCCTTCTATCAACTTGAATTTCTAGATGAATCAGAGCGGTGGTCTCACTAATTCTACATAATCTCAGTGTAGGAGGTCCTTTGTTTGAATATCCAACTCTTAGGAGGTCCCCGAATAGATGACATTGTGATGGTATCTTTTGCAGCAAGGTAACTGTTACTCTGAGGTATGAAGACCTCATTTGCGTACTTCCAACTCGTATAAGAGTCCTGGCATGGCCAAGGAAGAACTCTACCAGTCCAGTCTCCATGAACCGAAGGGGAAATGGAGTTGTAGGAAGTCACCCTAGTCCAGCTCGTCTTTCTTATGCTGAGGAGGCCTTGCGAAGTATGAGCTTGCCAGAAGGTATTTTTCCCTGCCTATATAATTTGTGAAGCTCTTGCCCACTTTTCAGGTAAGATGTCAAAGTTTCacttagaaaaagaaaggatgTCAAATTCTCTCAAGGCTTTTAGCAGGTTGAATTTTTTATCTGGTGCACTGAACTGCCAATATTCCTGGTATACCATGAGCTATAAGATTTGAAGGCTAAGACTTTTACTGGATATGCAGTTTTTTAAATAGAAGTTAGTTGTTATGAGATAAATCTTAGATTGAGTCCGTACTAGACTATCTGACATGAACAACTTTGAGAATGAAGGAATAAGTTTTTATTATGTGGATCTATCATATGGCATTGGAGTGATGGAGCGCTTGACActaattttgttttctgtttgttttctctcttccatgttcagcatttgcagaaattgttttaaatttgCCACAAGCTCTCCAGCAATTATATCAGCAAAGAAGCACCTCCTAGTAATTTGGACTTGACAAAGCTTCAAAATGTACAATGTAACAGCAATATCTGAGGTACTCACGTCCAACTTCTGcttgtttgtctttttttctcccttatTCTGCACTATACTTCAGAACTatcagaaaaggaaaattttcttgtCACTAAGCTTCATTTAAAATGTGCTGCTCATCATTTTGCTGAAAATATCACCTTTCATTAACTTCCAACTTTGCTAAATTCATTTTGGGAGTTACGGGAATTAGTTGCAATCGTGTTTTTGGATTAGTATTAATGTTCTTATTGGTTATTTTTGCATCCTGATCatagtgaaaaacaaaaaaaatgattggaaCGTCCTCGTGATATTCACCCGTTTTATTTCCAACTGATCAATATATCCAAATTCTTAGTGAGGCCAAGTTCTActgttttatattttcaatgtgTAAAAGACATTGTTGTTCTTGTTTCACCAACACTGCTGTGCCACCCAATTggtccttttcttcctttcagtTTTACTTTGTCAGGTCCATTAATTATTGATAGTAGTTTTaacattctttaaatttttaggcCCGTCTTTTGGTCTTCAAAGTATGCGTAGATTTTTTTCTTGGCTGCCTTGTTTGTCTGTTTGAATGCGCGCTTATGAGCTCATTTGCCTTCTGTCCCTTGTGGAATCCATATTGGATTTATGTTATTCTTGTTATTTCACTATGCAACTGTTCTTTACTGCCAAATCAAGACAGTGGAATGAGGTGATGACAAGTGAAACTAAGGTCTTACAGGGAGCAACTGATTGCATTGTAGGTTGTATGACCTGACAGGAGCTTGAAAGATGAGGAGAATTCAAGGGAGTTGAACTTTTATAACTTCATGCAGTGTAATTAGCAAAACGCCCAAATTGCCCAACTATATcgtttatgtgaataatttgtACTGCTGATACTTTTTTCCTAGTAGTATATGGATTTGATAAGTCTGGACTCAATATAAacgcttttcatttttttctcagaGGACGCTGAATTGAGATCTATTAAGAATGGGAGACGATGAAAGAGTAAGCTGTGGATTTATTGTCACTTGAAGTTATCATTTGATCCTTGTTCTCGACTGTCATTATGAAGCTCAAAGGAGGGACTACATTTTGGCGGCAGTTGTTCTTGGGAGTGCTCTGATTTGTTTCCTAAAAATATCATGGATTTTGTATCAACAGTCTTAGTAGTTTAAATAGCCCCCAAAGCTCGCTTCAACATACATTTTCTGCCTAGATTGGAGTTTCCCCTCTGGCCATCCTCTTTGGTTTAAAGTAGGGGCATTCAATGCTGTCAATGTCCTCGAAAAAGAGGCCTGACCCTTTCGCTCATTTTTACTTGTGTGATAAGGgctattcttttttctctttttttggggtcagaATGAGGTTT
This genomic stretch from Eucalyptus grandis isolate ANBG69807.140 chromosome 3, ASM1654582v1, whole genome shotgun sequence harbors:
- the LOC120291074 gene encoding uncharacterized protein LOC120291074 → MAETSFLPDEDFRLEATRSRFSNVLKKHAELSERLSRDSDKSVFERLQKEFDTARASQSQEIHLDGEEWNDGLLATIRERVHMEADRKSMAGDTTISSGTYIQEKITYKVGNKVICCLEGARIGIQYETSFAGEPCELYHIVLESKSFLQKMTVLEHTVPFFIPIRDAENELLSSNAMKFIDRVGELLQAYVDRREQVRLIKELYGNQIGELYHSLPFNMVEFVLDDYECKVTVTLRYEDLICVLPTRIRVLAWPRKNSTSPVSMNRRGNGVVGSHPSPARLSYAEEALRSMSLPEAFAEIVLNLPQALQQLYQQRSTS